The proteins below come from a single Tachypleus tridentatus isolate NWPU-2018 chromosome 13, ASM421037v1, whole genome shotgun sequence genomic window:
- the LOC143240364 gene encoding uncharacterized protein LOC143240364 isoform X1, protein MLFYLQRPLTITTFAILFFILIFAFSADARRYRKHNRDKSVDNLEGGSDIVENTEEGSTTETKKSRAKDSHSNSDHDSTASADEEDIEPQENNQPLSSPFNEDQSNGNKSRPRGLVGTGIQLFRRKTRKPLPTPNISALLKPTLPSFLTRSKSKASAQADAPEEEKENTSQSSDDIETKSGDSQFTTSHRQRPEAPERRRKRPRNKGRFSRRRRPEATINN, encoded by the coding sequence ATGTTATTTTACTTGCAGCGGCCACTGACGATCACTACTTTcgccattttgttttttatcctgATCTTTGCATTTTCGGCTGACGCAAGGCGATATCGTAAACACAACCGGGACAAATCGGTGGACAACTTAGAGGGGGGAAGTGACATTGTCGAAAATACTGAGGAAGGCTCTACTACCGAAACAAAGAAATCTCGAGCGAAAGACAGCCATTCGAACAGTGACCATGATTCAACTGCCTCTGCAGACGAAGAAGACATAGAACCACAAGAAAATAATCAACCTCTCTCGAGTCCATTTAACGAAGATCAAAGTAACGGTAACAAGAGTAGGCCTCGTGGGTTAGTAGGTACTGGAATCCAGCTATTTCGGCGGAAAACCCGGAAGCCCTTGCCTACACCTAATATTTCAGCATTATTGAAACCTACGTTGCCCTCTTTCCTAACGCGTTCAAAGTCCAAGGCCAGTGCTCAAGCGGAcgcccctgaagaagaaaaggaaaacacATCTCAGAGTTCCGACGACATCGAAACCAAGTCTGGTGACAGTCAGTTTACCACTTCTCACCGGCAACGTCCTGAAGCCCCTGAAAGACGTAGAAAAAGGCCTAGAAACAAAGGGCGCTTTTCACGGCGTCGTAGACCCGAAgccacaataaataattaa
- the LOC143240364 gene encoding uncharacterized protein LOC143240364 isoform X3, producing MRPLTITTFAILFFILIFAFSADARRYRKHNRDKSVDNLEGGSDIVENTEEGSTTETKKSRAKDSHSNSDHDSTASADEEDIEPQENNQPLSSPFNEDQSNGNKSRPRGLVGTGIQLFRRKTRKPLPTPNISALLKPTLPSFLTRSKSKASAQADAPEEEKENTSQSSDDIETKSGDSQFTTSHRQRPEAPERRRKRPRNKGRFSRRRRPEATINN from the exons ATG CGGCCACTGACGATCACTACTTTcgccattttgttttttatcctgATCTTTGCATTTTCGGCTGACGCAAGGCGATATCGTAAACACAACCGGGACAAATCGGTGGACAACTTAGAGGGGGGAAGTGACATTGTCGAAAATACTGAGGAAGGCTCTACTACCGAAACAAAGAAATCTCGAGCGAAAGACAGCCATTCGAACAGTGACCATGATTCAACTGCCTCTGCAGACGAAGAAGACATAGAACCACAAGAAAATAATCAACCTCTCTCGAGTCCATTTAACGAAGATCAAAGTAACGGTAACAAGAGTAGGCCTCGTGGGTTAGTAGGTACTGGAATCCAGCTATTTCGGCGGAAAACCCGGAAGCCCTTGCCTACACCTAATATTTCAGCATTATTGAAACCTACGTTGCCCTCTTTCCTAACGCGTTCAAAGTCCAAGGCCAGTGCTCAAGCGGAcgcccctgaagaagaaaaggaaaacacATCTCAGAGTTCCGACGACATCGAAACCAAGTCTGGTGACAGTCAGTTTACCACTTCTCACCGGCAACGTCCTGAAGCCCCTGAAAGACGTAGAAAAAGGCCTAGAAACAAAGGGCGCTTTTCACGGCGTCGTAGACCCGAAgccacaataaataattaa
- the LOC143240363 gene encoding uncharacterized protein LOC143240363 isoform X2 has translation MLLSVEGTPLNHSLFWKFHKQVNTTATPTELEDGIMEFNKTYHDDYEMGESELDNETSVTSQTEANNMVMFVSEMKETVLNVSVTNGNWRGNETETSTDVQTTLWASLNENDSVLTSHSNETDKKDEHSVTFSHDQEEVTTKEVVFEKGPETVTYGSEKTHLTLSKLPRKTSTTQPSKINKYTASSVQTWSVEAYGNHRNSDVTKKN, from the coding sequence ATGCTCTTGTCGGTAGAGGGCACTCCTCTCAATCATTCGCTGTTCTGGAAATTCCATAAACAAGTTAACACGACAGCAACTCCGACAGAACTAGAAGATGGAATTATGGAGTTTAATAAAACTTACCATGACGACTATGAAATGGGAGAAAGTGAACTGGATAATGAAACATCTGTTACCAGTCAAACGGAAGCGAACAATATGGTAATGTTTGTTTCTGAGATGAAAGAAACCGTATTGAACGTAAGCGTGACTAATGGAAATTGGCGCGGAAACGAAACTGAAACTAGTACAGACGTACAAACAACTCTTTGGGCATCCTTAAACGAAAATGATTCTGTTTTGACCAGTCATTCAAACGAAACGGACAAGAAGGATGAACATAGCGTAACTTTTAGTCACGATCAGGAAGAAGTCACTACAAAAGAGGTCGTTTTTGAAAAAGGACCTGAAACCGTGACATATGGCTCAGAGAAGACCCACTTAACGTTAAGTAAACTGCCACGtaaaacaagtacgacacaacccagtaaaattaacaaatacaCGGCGTCCTCTGTGCAAACGTGGTCAGTTGAAGCCTACGGTAACCATAGAAACAGTGACGTAACAAAGAAAAACTAA
- the LOC143240359 gene encoding uncharacterized protein LOC143240359, producing MEPRKIITNGNRISRDFQEVRCGRELCSGRTNNGIGHDVATVTKDDFSKNTHSTHHMAIRAANSEDDHDTEEEPKESNILNIFDHLDHSVLQTPFSLGVPSVSRVLQYLRNGTQEVKDVILNECNLIYECKVCRSLFRSLANLLAHKRFYCKKFSNESFGHIDKKASLSVSDESVKKRSSLDAQKDLTSDDTSPPHIDCCNSSVQTEENKERDVTGIPIVKESSFYIDSLQKDLKKKICYEEIAVDLKPIEGNSNAVFQVIKSSQVDTKTSNEMLRGEQVILQRTTEGKMDLVEDCMPEELPPSGAPFSRAKRLGGRSDCNIKTLTCLRCRTRYTSLKTLNLHMMTVHAPKRTYFPCPFCETTFVQMWGVTRHLMTVHKKTKDQVDRLRGRIKRRAFVKNIETDTDIESGRRNNNSEENNDPISDLRHTLKYFKKQSQTNRNFQFHHCSKCWRVFGRQSSRISHEKFCFFSPKKTKKKFKSEKDSTKSLTSVCENVKLKSNKTTKTNVIIKRQKKIIRSPKNGVLSCHLAQTRQPNLEEKVLALINSDTLTCQKCNRKFSTYSNLRRHVAIHVGWRRFKCKHCSYKAYNRSDCRNHVKRVHLGVGAAIAKVERMIVHLPALNSTSITLENETSHNSAGHVTTPPCTRSLQLTSTKSKRKLSARTEIVKTNKRKSTSNGSQSEKHRNRRSKSNSSSRSSSLKTSPSDGSSNHNSCFPRHSSPSASYCEPSSISTLVTRAGIYP from the coding sequence ATGGAACCAAGAAAGATTATTACAAATGGTAATCGAATTTCACGAGATTTTCAAGAAGTCAGATGTGGGCGAGAGTTGTGTTCAGGTCGcacaaataatggaattggccACGATGTGGCAACAGTGACAAAGGATGACTTTTCTAAAAATACCCATTCGACCCACCACATGGCTATAAGAGCAGCAAACAGTGAAGATGACCATGATACAGAAGAAGAACCCAAAGAATCGAATATTCTGAACATCTTCGACCATTTGGATCATTCCGTTCTTCAAACTCCTTTTTCTCTTGGAGTGCCCAGTGTTTCTCGGGTTCTCCAGTATCTCAGAAATGGCACCCAGGAAGTCAAGGATGTGATCCTAAATGAATGTAACTTGATTTACGAGTGTAAAGTTTGTCGTAGCTTGTTCCGCAGTCTTGCCAATCTCTTAGCACATAAACGATTCTACTGTAAGAAGTTTTCGAATGAAAGCTTTGGACACATTGATAAGAAGGCCAGTCTTTCTGTTTCTGATGAATCAGTAAAGAAGCGATCAAGTCTAGATGCTCAGAAAGACCTAACTAGTGACGACACAAGTCCACCTCACATAGATTGTTGTAATTCATCAGTGCAAACCGAGGAAAATAAAGAAAGAGATGTTACGGGCATCCCTATTGTAAAAGAATCTTCGTTTTATATTGATAGTCTACAGAaggatctgaaaaaaaaaatttgttatgAAGAAATAGCAGTAGATTTAAAACCAATAGAAGGTAATTCAAATGCCGTGTTTCAGGTGATTAAGTCTAGTCAAGTAGATACTAAAACAAGCAATGAAATGCTACGTGGTGAACAGGTTATTCTACAGAGAACAACGGAAGGTAAAATGGACCTTGTAGAGGATTGTATGCCGGAGGAGTTACCGCCTTCAGGTGCACCTTTCAGTAGGGCAAAACGTCTTGGAGGCAGGTCTGATTGTAACATCAAGACCTTAACATGTCTCCGTTGTAGAACTCGTTACACGTCTTTAAAGACACTTAATCTTCATATGATGACAGTCCATGCCCCAAAGAGAACGTATTTCCCGTGTCCTTTCTGTGAGACAACCTTCGTCCAAATGTGGGGTGTTACCCGACACCTGATGACTGTCCATAAAAAGACCAAAGATCAAGTTGATCGGCTGAGAGGAAGGATTAAACGTCGAGCATTTGTGAAAAATATCGAAACTGATACTGATATCGAAAGCGGTCGTCGGAACAATAATTCTGAAGAGAATAACGACCCTATAAGCGACTTACGGCACACTTTGAAGTATTTCAAAAAGCAGTCGCAGACCAATCGAAATTTCCAGTTTCATCACTGTTCAAAATGTTGGAGAGTGTTTGGTCGCCAATCGTCTCGGATAAGCCACGAAAAATTTTGCTTCTTTAGTCCGAAAAAAACGAAAAAGAAGTTCAAAAGTGAAAAAGACTCGACTAAAAGCTTAACTAGTGTCTGTGAAAACGTTAAATTGAAATCAAACAAGACAACTAAAACAAATGTGATTataaaaagacaaaagaaaattattagaaGTCCTAAAAATGGCGTCCTAAGTTGTCATTTGGCACAAACTCGACAACCAAATTTGGAAGAGAAGGTTTTAGCTTTAATTAACAGCGATACTCTAACTTGTCAAAAATGTAACAGAAAATTTTCAACTTATTCAAATCTTCGGCGACATGTAGCCATTCATGTAGGCTGGCGTCGATTTAAGTGTAAGCATTGTTCTTATAAGGCGTACAATAGATCGGACTGTCGCAACCATGTGAAACGCGTCCATCTTGGCGTTGGTGCTGCTATTGCCAAAGTCGAACGAATGATTGTACACCTTCCTGCTCTTAACAGTACGTCAATAACGCTAGAAAATGAAACTAGTCATAACAGTGCGGGTCACGTGACGACGCCACCATGTACAAGAAGTTTACAGCTTACTTCAACAAAGTCGAAAAGAAAATTAAGTGCGAGAACAGAAATCGttaagacaaataaaagaaaatcgaCATCTAATGGATCGCAGTCAGAAAAACACAGGAACCGTCGATCCAAGTCTAACTCTTCTAGTCGCTCTTCGTCTTTAAAAACTTCACCGTCTGATGGCTCATCTAATCATAACTCCTGTTTTCCCCGCCATTCGTCTCCGTCTGCATCATACTGTGAGCCGAGTTCTATATCTACTCTAGTTACTCGCGCAGGGATTTACCCTTAA
- the LOC143240363 gene encoding uncharacterized protein LOC143240363 isoform X1: protein MLTITVRFLLLNLLVIMLLSVEGTPLNHSLFWKFHKQVNTTATPTELEDGIMEFNKTYHDDYEMGESELDNETSVTSQTEANNMVMFVSEMKETVLNVSVTNGNWRGNETETSTDVQTTLWASLNENDSVLTSHSNETDKKDEHSVTFSHDQEEVTTKEVVFEKGPETVTYGSEKTHLTLSKLPRKTSTTQPSKINKYTASSVQTWSVEAYGNHRNSDVTKKN, encoded by the coding sequence CTCACTATCACTGTTCGATTTCTCCTTCTCAACCTTCTGGTCATCATGCTCTTGTCGGTAGAGGGCACTCCTCTCAATCATTCGCTGTTCTGGAAATTCCATAAACAAGTTAACACGACAGCAACTCCGACAGAACTAGAAGATGGAATTATGGAGTTTAATAAAACTTACCATGACGACTATGAAATGGGAGAAAGTGAACTGGATAATGAAACATCTGTTACCAGTCAAACGGAAGCGAACAATATGGTAATGTTTGTTTCTGAGATGAAAGAAACCGTATTGAACGTAAGCGTGACTAATGGAAATTGGCGCGGAAACGAAACTGAAACTAGTACAGACGTACAAACAACTCTTTGGGCATCCTTAAACGAAAATGATTCTGTTTTGACCAGTCATTCAAACGAAACGGACAAGAAGGATGAACATAGCGTAACTTTTAGTCACGATCAGGAAGAAGTCACTACAAAAGAGGTCGTTTTTGAAAAAGGACCTGAAACCGTGACATATGGCTCAGAGAAGACCCACTTAACGTTAAGTAAACTGCCACGtaaaacaagtacgacacaacccagtaaaattaacaaatacaCGGCGTCCTCTGTGCAAACGTGGTCAGTTGAAGCCTACGGTAACCATAGAAACAGTGACGTAACAAAGAAAAACTAA